The following coding sequences are from one Clarias gariepinus isolate MV-2021 ecotype Netherlands chromosome 19, CGAR_prim_01v2, whole genome shotgun sequence window:
- the ch25hl2 gene encoding cholesterol 25-hydroxylase-like protein 2, with the protein MSVERLSRSLWGAWDGANATWPLPEQALLQPFWDYLRQNHASTISSPLFPVLLSVSTYLVLILFYTTLDLLAPTWPSIRRYQLHPDRTVTWSNVGTTLALTTYNHLLYIFPAAVAQWLWRPPVPLPHHAPSLTSFLIGIAGCTVLFDFQYFAWHLLHHRIAWLYSTFHAVHHQYRQTFSLVTQYLSAWELISVGLWTTVDPLLLHCHCLTGWAFMVFNVWVSAEDHCGYDFPWAMHRIVPFGLWGGAPRHDVHHLQPGTNFAPFFTHWDWLAGTGGAPAKFYNNIDHSSLKDDGLKSDKGI; encoded by the coding sequence ATGAGTGTGGAGAGGCTCAGCAGGTCTCTTTGGGGTGCGTGGGATGGCGCAAATGCAACATGGCCGCTTCCTGAACAAGCTCTACTTCAGCCTTTCTGGGACTACCTGCGTCAGAACCATGCCAGCACTATCAGCTCACCACTTTTCCCTGtgcttctctctgtctctacctACTTGGTCCTTATACTTTTCTACACCACTCTGGACCTTCTGGCACCAACGTGGCCAAGTATCCGCCGCTACCAGCTGCACCCAGATCGCACAGTCACATGGTCCAACGTGGGCACCACACTTGCACTCACCACCTACAACCACCTGCTTTACATCTTTCCGGCAGCCGTGGCACAATGGCTGTGGCGCCCACCTGTGCCACTTCCACACCATGCACCCTCGCTCACTTCCTTCTTGATTGGTATTGCAGGTTGCACAGTGCTTTTTGATTTCCAGTACTTTGCTTGGCATCTGCTGCACCACCGCATTGCTTGGCTGTATTCCACCTTCCATGCTGTGCATCATCAATACCGGCAGACATTTAGCCTGGTTACACAGTACTTGTCAGCGTGGGAGCTTATCAGTGTGGGCCTGTGGACTACTGTGGATCCTTTACTTCTGCATTGCCACTGTCTTACTGGCTGGGCATTTATGGTCTTCAACGTGTGGGTGTCAGCTGAGGACCACTGTGGCTATGATTTCCCCTGGGCCATGCATCGCATTGTTCCATTTGGCCTGTGGGGTGGTGCACCACGCCACGATGTGCATCATTTGCAGCCCGGCACCAATTTCGCTCCCTTCTTCACACACTGGGATTGGTTGGCAGGCACTGGAGGCGCACCTGCCAAGTTTTATAACAACATTGATCACAGCAGCC